A DNA window from Mucilaginibacter xinganensis contains the following coding sequences:
- the rplD gene encoding 50S ribosomal protein L4, whose translation MEVNVVNVSGKETGAKVQLPESVFGIEPNDHAIYLDVKQYLANQRQGTHKSKQRNEIAGSTRKLYKQKGTGGARAGSVKSPLFNGGGRVFGPQPRDYSFKLNKKLKSLARNSALSYKAKDSNIVVVEDFSFESIKTKSYIQLTADLNVSDVKTLLVLGAANNNVYLSSRNLKRTKVITANQLNTYDVLNAGKLILTTGALKTLEEALAK comes from the coding sequence ATGGAAGTTAACGTAGTAAATGTATCAGGTAAAGAAACAGGTGCCAAGGTGCAACTTCCTGAATCCGTATTCGGTATTGAACCAAACGATCACGCAATTTATCTTGATGTTAAGCAGTATTTAGCTAATCAGCGTCAGGGTACACACAAGTCAAAACAGCGTAACGAAATTGCAGGTTCAACCCGCAAATTATATAAGCAAAAAGGTACCGGTGGTGCCCGTGCAGGTAGTGTGAAATCACCATTGTTTAACGGTGGTGGCCGTGTATTCGGTCCGCAGCCCCGCGATTATAGCTTCAAATTAAATAAAAAGCTTAAATCATTGGCACGCAACTCTGCTTTATCATACAAGGCAAAAGACAGCAACATAGTAGTTGTAGAAGATTTTTCTTTTGAGTCAATCAAAACAAAAAGCTATATACAGCTTACCGCAGATCTTAATGTTAGTGACGTAAAGACACTTTTAGTATTAGGCGCTGCAAATAACAATGTTTATTTATCAAGCAGAAACCTGAAAAGAACTAAGGTTATCACAGCAAACCAGTTAAACACTTATGATGTGTTAAATGCAGGCAAGCTGATATTAACCACAGGTGCTCTTAAAACTTTGGAGGAAGCATTAGCTAAGTAA
- the rplC gene encoding 50S ribosomal protein L3: MSGIIGKKVGMTSIFDEAGKNIPCTVIEAGPCVVTQIRSVETDGYAAIQLAYGEKKEKHTTGPLKGHFQKAGTTPKRKLVEFKTFPEEKSLGDTVTVEIFEIGDFVDVVGTSKGKGFQGVVKRHGFGGVGMQTHGQHNRLRAPGSLGASSWPSRVFKGMRMAGQMGNERVKIQNLQVVKVFAEQNLLVVKGSIPGAKGSFVIVDK; the protein is encoded by the coding sequence ATGTCAGGAATTATTGGTAAAAAAGTAGGAATGACCAGCATTTTCGATGAAGCAGGAAAAAACATTCCCTGCACAGTAATCGAAGCTGGCCCTTGCGTGGTAACACAGATCAGATCTGTTGAAACAGACGGATATGCGGCTATACAGCTTGCATATGGCGAGAAAAAAGAAAAACACACTACAGGTCCTTTAAAAGGCCACTTCCAAAAAGCCGGTACTACACCAAAACGTAAACTGGTTGAATTCAAAACTTTCCCGGAAGAAAAATCATTAGGTGACACTGTTACCGTTGAGATTTTCGAGATCGGTGATTTTGTGGATGTGGTTGGTACTTCAAAAGGTAAAGGTTTCCAGGGTGTGGTAAAGCGTCACGGTTTTGGTGGTGTGGGTATGCAAACTCACGGTCAGCACAATCGTTTACGTGCACCGGGTTCATTGGGAGCTTCATCATGGCCTTCACGCGTATTTAAAGGTATGCGTATGGCGGGTCAGATGGGAAATGAGCGTGTAAAGATTCAGAACTTGCAAGTTGTGAAAGTTTTCGCAGAGCAGAATCTGTTGGTTGTTAAAGGTTCCATCCCAGGAGCTAAGGGTTCATTCGTAATAGTGGATAAATAA
- the rplW gene encoding 50S ribosomal protein L23: MEILKKPLLTEKVAQLTEKLNRYAFKVDHRANKIQIKGAVEAMYGVTVKAVNTMKYVGKLKTRNTKAGAVSGRAATYKKAVITLKDGEVIDFYSGI; the protein is encoded by the coding sequence ATGGAAATTTTAAAGAAACCCTTACTTACTGAAAAAGTAGCTCAATTAACAGAGAAGCTTAATCGTTATGCTTTCAAAGTTGATCACAGAGCTAACAAAATTCAGATCAAAGGAGCCGTTGAGGCTATGTATGGTGTTACCGTGAAAGCTGTAAACACTATGAAATACGTTGGAAAACTGAAGACCCGCAATACTAAGGCAGGCGCCGTTAGCGGCCGCGCTGCAACTTACAAAAAAGCGGTTATTACGTTGAAAGACGGAGAAGTAATTGATTTTTATAGCGGTATATAA